AGTTAACCATGAAAGGTTTGCTTTCCTGGGTGCGCACCAACTTGATTAAGGAGAGGCCTGAAATGTTCATGAAAGGAGATACTGTGTAAGttttataatataaatacatcTGAATTATGCATTATTGGTAAGAAGAACAAGGTCCTCTAAACTGAACTTATTTCTAAAGCTAAAGTATGGATGCATCTACCACCAATTTGATATAACATGCATACTGATCTTAATTCATAAATGATTGAGTGGTGGATACACTTGCTAATTAGTCATGTTCTGCATTCACACCTGTCGAAATGTTTTAGCGGACAATTGAAATTGAGGAGAAAGAAATGTTTATACTGAAGCAGAAGCTGATTCAGTTATAGGTAATCTTAACCGCAATGATACATGACTCGAATAATGTCACCTACGAATTTAACGAAATGGTTATTTCCACATACCTCTTAACAGCCATACATGTGGGCTCCAACAGTTAACaagtaaatttcaaaattttccaaTAAATACACTGGGCTGCGAAATTCGTTTCGAGTCATTTACCATTTTCCTAATCTTAATCAGTTTCTGGATCAATATGAGCATTCATTTCTCCTCAATTTCACTTGTCTACTAAAAAAACTTTCGATGGCATTAATGTAGAACTATGTTAATACTATCTTTACATGGGAACCGAACTATGTTACAATCTTTCCTGCATGTGGTTTGTCTTGCAGGAGACCTGGAGTTCTTGTCCTTGTGAATGATTGTGATTGGGAGCTAAGTGGTCAGCTAAGCACATCACTGGAAGATAAAGATGTGGTGGTTTTTATATCAACCTTACACGGTGGGTAGGATGTCCCAGTGATCAAATACTTATGAAGtaattattatttcttaatgaaCACTAATGTTGGAGTCACTTGTGATCTTGATAATAGTTAAAGTTTAGAAATCAAATTGGTGAATCAGCCTTGTATACCATATGCTCCTAAACGTCTGTACTTTTGTTGAAATCAAATTGCGCTTATATAGTCAATACTCTCACGGTATTTGGCAAGGATGTAAAACTTTTCAGACATTAACAAAGTGAAGTTTGTTTAGTGGATCTCATATCTGAAGTTATGCCCTTGTATGTAATGCCTGATGAATTCCAGTTCATATTGGATCATTAATCTTCGATTTTTACTTCTTTTAAAGTTCCAAGAGAAAAGAGATAATGCGTCTCTTGTCCTACACTAAATGTTTACTATCATTTTCAAGTTCATggcttgagttttttttttcctggcaTAATTGTTTATGTATATAGGGGTTTTACTCAATATTTCAGTCATTTAACT
This is a stretch of genomic DNA from Lotus japonicus ecotype B-129 chromosome 1, LjGifu_v1.2. It encodes these proteins:
- the LOC130728774 gene encoding ubiquitin-related modifier 1 homolog 2 codes for the protein MQLTLEFGGGLELLCDSKKIHNVNVEQQNGEDKLTMKGLLSWVRTNLIKERPEMFMKGDTVRPGVLVLVNDCDWELSGQLSTSLEDKDVVVFISTLHGG